A genomic window from Vanessa atalanta chromosome 7, ilVanAtal1.2, whole genome shotgun sequence includes:
- the LOC125065325 gene encoding uncharacterized protein LOC125065325: MDKLKLASGDNNILIKSTDYTSLDESIVEKSPDVIETHVEQLDNSIRTIDDSELKLKERIAQCKDILTSLKLELNEEKMKLSKEAKNTLPHCVEPLSKVSYINNNDEQTVEEIDNLLLTTNKYTASVDSKLNCDENLLEYERQLQKYQNTLNMAQIEKKNAIRKQMLAKAFKLKLLEVENQCNIELIRIKQSMQCLEPLKLIIEKWKSKNNDNIYDTFELIPRYPELGTPSGSDASSISNVDDCDNKLRI; the protein is encoded by the coding sequence ATGGATAAATTGAAACTAGCTTCCGGAGATAATAATATCCTTATTAAGTCTACGGATTATACATCATTAGATGAATCCATTGTTGAAAAATCACCCGATGTTATTGAAACACACGTAGAACAGTTAGACAACTCTATACGAACGATTGATGACAGTgaattaaaactaaaagaaaGAATCGCACAATGTAAGGATATACTAACTTCCTTAAAGCTAGAACTCAATGAAGAGAAAATGAAACTATCTAAAGaagcaaaaaatacattaccACATTGTGTTGAGCCTTTGTCAAAAGTAtcgtatattaacaataatgatGAACAAACGGTAGaagaaattgataatttattgcttaccacaaataaatatacagctTCTGTAGATAGTAAGCTTAATTGTGATGAAAATTTATTGGAATACGAAAGACAATTACAAAAGTATCAAAATACACTTAATATGGCTCagattgaaaagaaaaatgCCATTAGAAAACAAATGTTGGCGaaagcttttaaattaaaacttttagaaGTTGAAAATCAATGTAATATTGAGCTTATACGAATAAAGCAAAGCATGCAATGTTTGGAACCGTTGAagttaattatagaaaaatgGAAGAGTAAAAACAATGACAATATTTATGATACATTTGAGTTAATTCCTAGATATCCTGAACTTGGCACACCTTCCGGAAGCGACGCCTCTAGTATTTCTAATGTTGATGATTGTGATAACAAATTACGAATTTAA
- the LOC125065290 gene encoding dnaJ homolog subfamily C member 9, translating to MGLLELCEKYFNTSDLYEVLQISENASDKEVKKAYHKLSLKVHPDRVKDDEKLDATEKFKVLGGVHAILSDKNKRELYDATKSVDEDDYNVLKDKDWTVYWRLLFKKITDEDIKAYEKEYIGSDEEKNDLKNAYLAGKGDMDYIVDQVQFARSEHEPRIRGILTEMIELGDIPAFKIFTHEPAKKRQRRHAKENREAKEAEELKNSLGLNSGENSLELMIKQKQGARIKQMDSLINDLAAKYGGKSKGTKRKSSSKTELTKNKKKKS from the exons atgggTCTTTTGGAATTGTgtgaaaagtattttaatacttcAGATTTGTACGAAGTTCTGCAAATATCAGAAAATGCTTCTGATAAAGAAg ttaaaaaaGCTTACCataaattgtcattaaaagtTCATCCAGACAGAGTAAAAGATGATGAAAAATTAGATGCTACAGAAAAATTCAAAGTTCTTGGAGGGGTACATGCTATTTTAAGTGACAAAAACAAAAGGGAACTTTATGATGCCACTAAAAGTGTTGATGAGGATGATTATAATGTTTTGAAAGATAAAGATTGGACAGTGTACTGGAGAttactttttaagaaaattacagACGAAGACATTAAAGCATATGAAAAAGAATACATCG GATCTGATGAAGAGAAAAATGATCTAAAAAATGCTTATCTAGCAGGGAAAGGTGATATGGATTATATTGTTGATCAAGTCCAGTTTGCTAGGTCAGAACATGAACCTAGAATTCGCGGTATTCTCACT GAAATGATAGAGTTGGGTGATATTccagcatttaaaatattcacacaCGAACCAGCAAAAAAACGTCAGCGCCGTCATGCAAAAGAAAATCGTGAAGCTAAAGAGGCTGAAGAGCTTAAAAATTCACTCGGTCTTAATTCag GTGAAAACAGCCTAGAACTtatgataaaacaaaaacaaggaGCCCGAATTAAACAAATGGATTCTTTGATTAATGATTTAGCAGCTAAGTATGGTGGAAAATCAAAAGGAACAAAACGGAAATCATCTTCTAAAACTGAATTAaccaaaaataagaaaaagaaatcataa
- the LOC125065289 gene encoding 26S proteasome non-ATPase regulatory subunit 5 — MSTQDYENHIEDLQIKERRPSALNELKLMLTYKPASEAVAIIQSTGISKILQCLNSSDKIQIELTCEVLKICFEKFEAGEVIKIYISYIMYLLRHENECVRRLAIDEVYKTITNDAILLPMPKYIDLYVATAQMVCDQDVGISNKAVFITSNLSAEAYAKVLEEMKIALECNSSSKCNAFEVIINISTKSYDLFNLCIDQGYIDYMANELQSDDILYQLNILELLSQLAIKPYGINYLIKQGILLKISELVKGFHQNPFGGLLIPGYMKFFGCIAHYYPKEIFQKYPVLLESLFDALDSEDATILPVALDTLGFIGTTIEGKMCLMALGSKYTQIVEKLGLNIKNSPTEIKIRSLQCIANLIGIDKDPKAKVDPIDNRVTLMTREWFRSLSKQPDAMDVLFENCKNPFPDITLAALTLLNAICQHHWGEELVARTAGFIEYLLDRSVNFTKESKEIKYEIIKCLSNSTVFDDNILTRLQKYVEQGPFYTEIVTQVAMEEE; from the exons atGTCTACTCAAGATTATGAGAATCATATAGAAGATCTTCAAATAAAAGAACGCAGACCTTCggctttaaatgaattaaagctTATGTTAACATATAAACCAGCTTCCGAAGCCGTAGCAATAATTCAAAGTACtggaatttccaaaattctTCAGTGTTTAAATTCTTCGGATAA gaTACAAATAGAATTGACTTGTGAAGTACTAAAAATATGTTTCGAAAAATTTGAAGCTGGAgaagtcattaaaatatacattagttaTATTATGTACTTGTTACGACATGAGAATGAATGTGTCCGAAGATTGGCTATTGATGAG gtctataaaacaataacaaatgatGCTATCTTATTGCCCATGCCAAAATATATAGACTTATATGTGGCTACAGCACAAATGGTCTGTGATCAAGATGTTGGAATTTCTAATaaagctgtttttataacatctAATCTATCAGCTGAAGCTTATGCTAAAGTATTGGAAGAAATGAAAATAGCTTTGGAATGTAATAGCAGTAGCAAATGTAATGCTTTCgag gtaataatcaatatttcaacaaaatcttACGATCTATTCAATTTGTGCATAGATCAAGGATACATTGATTATATGGCAAATGAACTTCAGTCAGATGATATACTTTATCAATTGAATATTCTTGAACTGTTATCACAATTGGCAATTAAACCATATGGAATCAATTACCTCATAAAACAAGGAATCTTATTGAAGATATCAGAGTTAGTAAAAGGCTTTCATCAAAATCCTTTTGGGGGTCTTTTAATACCAG gTTATATGAAATTTTTTGGATGCATTGCACATTATTATCCAAAGGAGATATTCCAGAAATATCCTGTTTTATTAGAATCTCTTTTTGATGCTTTGGATTCTGAAGATGCCACAATATTACCAGTAGCTCTAGACACACTTGGTTTCATAGGAACCACAATAGAGGGCAAGATGTGCTTAATGGCACTAG gaAGCAAGTATACACAAATTGTTGAAAAATTAGgactgaatattaaaaatagtccCACAGAAATAAAAATCCGTTCATTGCAATGTATAGCTAACCTTATTGGTATAGACAAAGATCCAAAAGCAAAGGTTGATCCTATTGACAACAGGGTAACTCTAATGACTCGGGAATGGTTTAGAAGTCTCAGCAAGCAACCAGACGCAATGGATGTATTgtttgaaaattgtaaaaatccATTTCCAGACATAACATTAGCTGCTTTAACTTTACTCAATGCTATTTGTCAACATCATTGGGGTGAAGAATTAGTAGCAAGAACAGCAG GTTTTATTGAGTACCTTCTTGATCGGTCtgttaattttacaaaagaatcaaaagaaataaaatatgaaataattaaatgcttGTCAAATTCTACAGTATTTGATGACAATATCTTAACCAGGCTCCAAAAATATGTGGAACAGGGTCCTTTTTACACTGAAATAGTAACTCAAGTAGCTATGGAGGAAGAATAA